TGCGTGGGAAGGAGTGAAGTCCTTGCTGGAAAGACCATAGCGGCCGCCGTAGACCTTGATATCGCTCTTATCCATCTGGCTGAGAGCAGTGATGATATCCTGGTAGAGGGGCTCACCGAGGGAGCCAGGCTCCTTGGTGCGGTCAAGTACTGCAAGGCGCTTCACAGAAGAGGGAAGAGCTTCCAGGAAGTGCTTTGCACTGAACGGGCGATAGAGGCGAACCTTGAGAACACCGGTCTTGCCACCCTTCTTGTTGATGTAATCGCTTGCCCACTCCATGGTATCGGCACCAGAACCCATTATAACCACTACATCGGTTGCATCTTCTGCACCAACATAGTCGAAGAGGTGGTATGCCCTACCGGTAAGCTTCTCTACTTCATCCATGTACTTCTGGACCATCTCAGGCAGTACATCGTAGTACTTGTTGACAGTCTCACGACCCTGGAAGTAGACGTCTTCGTTCTGTGCTGCAACCTTCAGCCTTGGCTGTTCTGGGCGCATTGCTCTTTCACGGAAGCGGCGGATGTACTCTTCCTTGATCAACGGCTTGATGTCTTCATAAGAAATTTCCTCGACCTTCTGCAACTCGTGTGAAGTTCTGAAACCATCAAAGAAGCTAAGGAAGGGGACCTGGGACTCAAGTGTAGCCAAGTGTGCGACCAAGGCCATGTCCATGGTCTCCTGTACATTGTTTGCACAGGTCATGGCAAAGCCGGTATTGCGGCAGGACATGACGTCGGAGTGGTCACCAAAGATTGAGAGAGACTGTGCAGCAAGAGATCTTGCAGACACGTGGAAGACGGTTGGTGTCATCTCACCAGCGATCTTATGCATGTTCGGGATCATCAGAAGCAATCCCTGGCTTGCAGTAAACGTGGTGGTCAAAGCACCAGCAGCGAGAGCACCATGAACGGCACCAGCCGCACCAGCCTCAGACTGCATCTCCATGATTTCTACCGTCTTTCCCCAAAGGTTCTTACGCCCAGTACTGGACCAAGAATCCGCGAACTCTCCCATCGGGGAGGACGGGGTGATCGGATAGATTGCGGCTACCTCACTGAAGGCATAGGCTATATGCGCGGCAGCGGTGTTTCCGTCAATAGTAACCCTTTTTTTGTTACCCATTTTGACACTCCATAATAACAGTATTTGATGTAGCCCTGAGTGGGCTACCCTTTGCGCGAACAAAAAAAAATCCAACCAGATTTTTTCAGATTCCAATCTTAAACCAATAAGGAATCGTTTGCAACCTTATCCAGATTGATTTCCATTTTTACCAAACTTTAGGTTATATATCAGCTCTTTAAGTATTTATTTAGTGCAATATAACCGCACCCAAGGAGAAAACAAAGCCCTGCCGATATACCCCAGAGCTGGCTATATCCGCTCACTGCCAGCAACAACCCCCCGCCTGTTGGGGCAATGGAGTGGCCAAGACTGGATGCAATGGTAAGTGATGAGTTACACCTCGAACGAAGAGAGGGAGGCGCATAGGCATTCACAAACACATTGGCATTGGTTGCCATCAGAATCTCCCCAAAGGTCCAGATACATGTTGCGACCAGGAAAAGAGGAAAGACAGTACAACCAGCGTACATCCCATACCCAACGACATAGAACAGCATGGCGATCGCCATGGAAGGGAGTTGTCCAAGTCTATGCGTCCATGTGGTGAGGAAGGCCGTTGCAACCAATACAGTCACTGCATTTATTGTCATCAGCAATGCATAACGACTTGAACCAAGCACCTCCCCATACAGGGAAGCAAACTGGAGAGGCAGGGTAAAGGTATTCTGGGCATAGGCAAGGCCGTAGAGGGCAAACAAAATCAAAAAGAGTATCAGGATGGGAGGCATCCGAAGCTTCTTGGCAGTAGTGGCAGTTTCCTTGGTATAGAGGGTTTCACTCTTCGGGATTCCACGCAACAACAGGAGTGTAGAGAGGAAAATCAGGAAAGAGGAAAATACAAAGAGCAATACAATCGAACGTGCATAGAGAAAGGAAGCTGCAACAGGACCAAGGGCCACTCCAATGTTCGTCCCCAGATAGAGAAGACTGAACGACCGGGAGAGTTGGTCGCTTGGGCTGAAATCAGCAACCATTGTATTGGTGAGGGGAGAAGTTCCTCCACGGAAAGGACTGGAGAGAAGGATCAGATACGGTACCAGATGAGGAAATGAAGAAAACATTACTGCACTTGCAAGATAGGAGAGACTGACCACAGCCTGACAGATTACCAGAGGAGTCTTTCTTCCCCATCGGTCAGCAATATACCCACTGGAGAACTGACCAACCATGGTGGCAATAACGCTGAAAGAGACAAAGAATCCCGCTTGGGCTGGAGAGAGCCCCAGTTTTCCGGTAAGAATGAGGACCAGAAGCAGCTGCACAAAATCCCCGAACCTATTGATGATTCGGATTATGAACAGAATATAAACATTCTTCTCCAGACCTCTGTACAAGGAAAAACCCGCCACAAGAGGACGGGTTATACGTGTATTTCCCATGCGCTCCCTACCCTCTAGTGAGAGTAGGGATTGCTGAATCTTTGGTCAACACTCACTATGGCCGCAAGAGAAACATTTCTTGCAACCTTCGATATTCACAAAAGTGACATTACCGCAGATCGGGCAGATATCGGGCTTCACGGAGCTACCGGAAGCAGGAAGGCCAAGGTCCAGCTGACCAACATCTTCATCCTCATCCTCCTCATCAGGAAGACGGGAGGCATCACGATCGGAGTCGGTTGAACCGATATGCTGTTGCAGAACCTGTGCTACTGCATCAGGCAGGCTCATTACCCGGTTTCGCCCGAATCCCATGGAGCGACCACTTCCGATCCCTGAAAGCTGGCTGATGATCGCCTGGGCACGTTGGTCCGGGGTCAGGGGAGAAGGCATGCGAAGCAACAAGCTGATCAGTCTTCCCAGTCCTTCTGCATCGGCTGCCACATCACTGCCCACCTTTGCTACATTGATGAAAACCTCAAAAATATCGCTTGGATCCGGACCATCACAGTTTACGGTGATGTACGCCGTTCCAATTGGAGTGGCCTTACGGTAGGTGGTTCCCCTCAAGACAGTGGAGCGTACCCGTGGCTTTGGTTCACTGGAACGGGTCACCACAGGAGCTTCCTTCTTCTCCTCTTTCTTGACCGTCAAGACCTGTGTATCACGTGATCCATCACGATAGGTGGTACCACCCTTGCAACCAAGGTCATAGAGCAACTCATAGAGATTGCCTGTCTGCTCTACCGTGTACTCCTTGGGAGTATTGCCTGTCTTGGAGATAGAGGAATCGACCCACTTCTGGATTGCTGCCTGCACCTTGACATGTCCTTCAGGAGCAAGATCCATAGCAGAGACGAAGTAATCAGGCTTCTTCGCTCCGGGATTTTCCTTTACCCAGTCATCATACACCTTAACCCGCTCGATGTTCGTTCCCATCCTTCCAGTTCGCTCCCACTCCCAGAAATAATAGGGCTCTATTCCAGTTGAGGTATTGACCATCGTACCGGTGGTTCCAGTAGGGGCCTGCGTCAGGAGGGTGACATTCCTCAATCCCTGCTCGCGGACTTTCTGCCGGATCTCTTCCGGCATCTGCTTCATGAAGCCGCTCTCAAGCAACTTCTCAGCGTCGAACAGGGAGAAGCTTCCCTTCTCCTTTGCAAGATCACAACTCTCTGCATAGGCTTCAACGCAGATGAACTTGTACAGCTCCTCAATAAAGGTGAGGGACTCTTCGCTGCCATAGGCGAGTTCCATCTTGATCAACATATCAGCAAGACCCATGGTCCCTAGCCCGATACGGCGCTCACTCTGCTGCTGCCTCTTGTTCTCCTCGAAGAAGTAGGGGGTATCATCAATGACATCATCAAGGAAACGGACTGCCAAGCGAACTGCCCTGCCTAAATCCTTGTAATTCACCTTCTTGTTCTTCACAAACCTACTGAGGTTGATGGAGCCAAGATTGCAGACACCCCAAGGAGGAAGACCCTGCTCCCCACAAGGATTGGTGCTCTGGATGGAGGAGTAGTACCAAGAGTTGGACATCTTGTTGTAGCGATCGATAAAGAAAACCCCAGGTTCAGCACTTGCCCAGGCACTCTCTACAATGGCATCCCAAATCTTTCTTGCCTTCATTGTCTGGTACACCTGGACCTTATGCCCACTCTTCTTCCATTTCTCGATATCACCGTCCCACTTTTCATTATAATCAGGGTCGGTGGTATCAGGGAAATAGGTATGCCAATCCCCATCACTGCGTACCGCATCCATGAAATCATCGGTAATTCCGACAGAGATGTTTGCATTGGTTATCTTGCCCATTTCCCGCTTGGACTCAATAAAATCGAGAATATCGGGATGCCAGACATTGAGAATCAACATCAAGGCACCACGACGGGAGCCACCCTGTTCAATCAAGCCGGTTACGAAGCTGAAGAGCCCGCCCCAGCTTACCGAGCCACTGGAGCGGCCGTTTACGCCCTTGACGTAGCTGTGCCGTGGCCTGAGGGACGATATGTTCATACCCACTCCCCCCCCTCGGCTCATAATTTCGGTCATCTGGCCTAAAGAGGCTATGATGCCACCACGACTGTCCTTCGGGGAAGGGATCACGTAGCAGTTGAAATAGGTTAGGTTCTGATCCGTTCCCGCACCGGTGAGAATCCTGCCTCCAGGGACAAACTTCCAGTCCTCCAGGAGCCAATTGAACTCTTTTTCCCATTGCTTTCGCACCTCCGGCTTCTCTTGGGAAGCAATACCTTTCGCTACACGAGCAAGCATCTGTGCTGGGTCGGTCTCAAGCGGCTTGTCAACATCCTCACGCTTCACGTGCAAGATAGTACCTTCATCAAGCTTGACGGTGATGGCATCCCCGTCGTTCAATTCGCTTACTATCCCAATCTCTCGCTGACCAGTCTTTGGGTTGCTTACGGCAACCACAACATCCCCAACCTTCAGCGTCTCCTTCTGGACATCTTTCAGTGCATAACGGTCAAGGAAAATCTTACGACCCAACGGATTCAATTCATTCTTAGCAACGCTCATGTAATCCCTCTATATATAAAATTAATTCAAAATTCTTGAAGACATTCTTACCCTCTCTCCTGCTAGAAAAGTGGGGCAAGAGAGCGGGTCGACCCTAGTCGACCCTCATCTACCATACCATGGCGAACTGAACTTGGCAAGCGGACAATACAACATTTATAGCGCTATGTAAAGTTACATAACGCTATATATAGTGTTATATGGGTTTTATAGCAATCACGTATCATCTCTTAAATAATGCGTATTGGTGTAGACAGAATAGGTCAAATAGAGAGCAGAAAATTTCTTCTTATTCCTTGCTGGCAATACGTGAACAACGTATGAATCATCCTCTCATAGAGGGTAGAAATCAGATGCATATTTAGTGCTCATTGAGTTGTCATGGCATATGATCATATGAGTAATTTTGTCCGGTGGCTAGTGCTGTTTCAAAAAGTGAAGGGCCCCCAAAATACTGAAGGCCCTCCTGATACACACCCCGAAGGGGACAATACAATTAATAGCCGAGTTGCACCATGGTATCGGCAACCTTCTTGAAGCCAGCAATATTTGCTCCCTTCACATAGTTGATATACCCATCCTCTTCCCAGCCTTCCAAGATACATGATTGATGGATTTTTCCCATAATACCCTTCAACTTCTCATCGACCTCTTCAGCACTCCAGGAAAGATGCATGGCATTCTGACTCATCTCGAGTCCACTTACAGCAACCCCTCCTGCATTGGCAGCCTTGCCTGGGGCATAGGGTATACGTTGCTCAATGAAGTAGGTTGCTGCATCAGCCGTACAACCCATATTTGAAGTCTCAACAACATATTTGACCCCATTCGCAACAAGGGATTTTGCATCTTCCTTATCTAACTCGTTCTGGATGGCACAGGGGAATGCAAGATCAACAGGGACTTCCCAAGGCTTCTTTCCTGCAACGAATTTCGCTCCAAACCGTTCAGCATAGGGAGCAACCACATCATTGTTTGAAGAACGAAGATACTGCATGAAGGCCCACTTCTCAGGAGTACCTACTCCCTCTTCGTCATAGATATATCCATCAGGACCACTGATCGCAACTACCTTGGCTCCCAATTCAGTCGCCTTCATGGCAGCTCCCCAAGCAACGTTCCCGAACCCACTGAGGGAGATTCGTTTTCCTTCCAAGCTATCTTGATGCGTCTCAAGCATAGCCTGGGCAAAGTACATGGTTCCATAGCCTGTAGCCTCAGGACGAACCAGAGACCCCCCAAAGCCAAGGCCCTTCCCGGTCAAAACCCCCGTATTCTCTCCCCTGATACGCTTATACTGCCCATAGAGAAAACCAATCTCACGAGCTCCTACCCCAATATCCCCAGCAGGGACGTCTGTCTCAGGGCCGATATATTTCTGCAACTCAGTCATGAAAGAACGACAGAAGCGGAGAATTTCACTGTCGCTCTTGCCACGTGGATTAAAATCACTACCTCCCTTACCACCACCCATGGGGAGCGTGGTAAGACTGTTCTTCAGTGTCTGTTCAAAACCAAGGAACTTCAGTGTGCCGAGGGTAACACTGGAGTGGAAACGGAGACCGCCCTTATAAGGTCCGATTGCATTATTGAATTGAACACGATATCCACGATTTACTTGAAGATTTCCTTCATCATCCTCCCACTCGACTCGAAAGGTGTATACCCGGTCGGGTTCGGTCATTCTCTCGAGAATCCGATGCTTTTCATAGACAGGATTCTCATTGACCACGTCGAGGACACTTTCCACTACCTCGCTGACTGCCTGGATGAACTCAGGTTCGGCGGGATTCTTTCTCTCCAGTTCTTTCATTACTGATTCAAGGGTATACATACCTAGATTATTCTCCTTGGTCTGTGCTGCAACACGCTGTTGCTTGTCCAAAAAGCGTAAACCCGCTATATCGATATGTCAACGTCGAATTGCGAAAAACATGATTATATTTTTTATATTTACCCTATCGTACAAAAATATACATAAAAATTGAATTTTCAATCAATTTTATGAATATTCTGAAACAATATGCAAACTTCGTCTCTCATGATAAAATACCTGCTATGT
This sequence is a window from uncultured Sphaerochaeta sp.. Protein-coding genes within it:
- a CDS encoding MFS transporter → MGNTRITRPLVAGFSLYRGLEKNVYILFIIRIINRFGDFVQLLLVLILTGKLGLSPAQAGFFVSFSVIATMVGQFSSGYIADRWGRKTPLVICQAVVSLSYLASAVMFSSFPHLVPYLILLSSPFRGGTSPLTNTMVADFSPSDQLSRSFSLLYLGTNIGVALGPVAASFLYARSIVLLFVFSSFLIFLSTLLLLRGIPKSETLYTKETATTAKKLRMPPILILFLILFALYGLAYAQNTFTLPLQFASLYGEVLGSSRYALLMTINAVTVLVATAFLTTWTHRLGQLPSMAIAMLFYVVGYGMYAGCTVFPLFLVATCIWTFGEILMATNANVFVNAYAPPSLRSRCNSSLTIASSLGHSIAPTGGGLLLAVSGYSQLWGISAGLCFLLGCGYIALNKYLKS
- a CDS encoding adenosylcobalamin-dependent ribonucleoside-diphosphate reductase, yielding MSVAKNELNPLGRKIFLDRYALKDVQKETLKVGDVVVAVSNPKTGQREIGIVSELNDGDAITVKLDEGTILHVKREDVDKPLETDPAQMLARVAKGIASQEKPEVRKQWEKEFNWLLEDWKFVPGGRILTGAGTDQNLTYFNCYVIPSPKDSRGGIIASLGQMTEIMSRGGGVGMNISSLRPRHSYVKGVNGRSSGSVSWGGLFSFVTGLIEQGGSRRGALMLILNVWHPDILDFIESKREMGKITNANISVGITDDFMDAVRSDGDWHTYFPDTTDPDYNEKWDGDIEKWKKSGHKVQVYQTMKARKIWDAIVESAWASAEPGVFFIDRYNKMSNSWYYSSIQSTNPCGEQGLPPWGVCNLGSINLSRFVKNKKVNYKDLGRAVRLAVRFLDDVIDDTPYFFEENKRQQQSERRIGLGTMGLADMLIKMELAYGSEESLTFIEELYKFICVEAYAESCDLAKEKGSFSLFDAEKLLESGFMKQMPEEIRQKVREQGLRNVTLLTQAPTGTTGTMVNTSTGIEPYYFWEWERTGRMGTNIERVKVYDDWVKENPGAKKPDYFVSAMDLAPEGHVKVQAAIQKWVDSSISKTGNTPKEYTVEQTGNLYELLYDLGCKGGTTYRDGSRDTQVLTVKKEEKKEAPVVTRSSEPKPRVRSTVLRGTTYRKATPIGTAYITVNCDGPDPSDIFEVFINVAKVGSDVAADAEGLGRLISLLLRMPSPLTPDQRAQAIISQLSGIGSGRSMGFGRNRVMSLPDAVAQVLQQHIGSTDSDRDASRLPDEEDEDEDVGQLDLGLPASGSSVKPDICPICGNVTFVNIEGCKKCFSCGHSEC
- the gdhA gene encoding NADP-specific glutamate dehydrogenase; its protein translation is MYTLESVMKELERKNPAEPEFIQAVSEVVESVLDVVNENPVYEKHRILERMTEPDRVYTFRVEWEDDEGNLQVNRGYRVQFNNAIGPYKGGLRFHSSVTLGTLKFLGFEQTLKNSLTTLPMGGGKGGSDFNPRGKSDSEILRFCRSFMTELQKYIGPETDVPAGDIGVGAREIGFLYGQYKRIRGENTGVLTGKGLGFGGSLVRPEATGYGTMYFAQAMLETHQDSLEGKRISLSGFGNVAWGAAMKATELGAKVVAISGPDGYIYDEEGVGTPEKWAFMQYLRSSNNDVVAPYAERFGAKFVAGKKPWEVPVDLAFPCAIQNELDKEDAKSLVANGVKYVVETSNMGCTADAATYFIEQRIPYAPGKAANAGGVAVSGLEMSQNAMHLSWSAEEVDEKLKGIMGKIHQSCILEGWEEDGYINYVKGANIAGFKKVADTMVQLGY